The window GCGACGGTCGAGGACCTGCTCTACTACCTGCCCTTCCGCTACGAGGACCGCCAGAACCCGCGCGCCATCGACGAGCTGCGGGCGGGCGAGATGGCCACCGTCATCGGCGAGGTGCGCTCGGCCGGGATGTTCCGCACCAAGAGCGGCATGTGGATCTTCAACCTGGTCGTGGGCCAGGGCACGCAGTCCATCACCGCGATGTGGTTCCACGGGCAGTACCTGCGCGACCGCTTCAAGCCCGGGCAGGTGCTCGCGCTCTACGGCAAGGTGGAGCAGTCGCAGTCGAAGCGCGTGGGGCGAGTGAAGCTGATCCAGCCGCAGGTGGAGGTGCTGAGCGGGCCGGCGGAGGCGGGGGAAGAAGTGCTGCCGGAGGAACTGGCGAGCCAGTCGCTGGAGATCGGCAGGATCGTGCCGATCTACGAGTCGGCGGGAGCGGGCAAGCTGACCTCGCGCTGGTTCCGCCGGGTCATCCATGGAGCGCTGCGCGACCTGGCGCCGGAGATCCCTGACGGCCTGCCGCGGGCGGTGCGCGAGCGCATGGAGCTGGCTCCGCGCCGCGAAGCCTTCCAGAAAGCGCACTGGCCGGAGCAGGACACGCCGTTCGAAGACCTGGAAAAGCGGCGGACGCCGGCGCTGAAGCGGCTGGTCTTCGAAGAGCTGTTCTTCCTCGAGGTCGGGCTCGAACTGAAGCGCAAGCGGATGCGCGAGCAGCCCGGCATCGAGTTCCAGATCACCGACGCGGTACGCGCGGCGGTGAAGAAGATCCTGCCGTTCCATCCGACGGAGGCGCAGAAGCGCGTGCTGGCGGAGATCGTTGCCGACATGAAGGCGAACATGCCGATGCGGCGTCTGCTGCAGGGCGACGTGGGCAGCGGCAAGACCATCGTCGCGCTCGAGGCGGCGGTGGTGGCGGTCGAGAACGGCTACCAGGTCGCGCTCATGGCGCCGACGGAGATCCTGGCGGCGCAACATTATTTGTCGGCGCGACGCATCCTGGAGCCGCTCGGCTACCGCGTGCTGCTGCTGACCGGCTCGCTCGAGCAGGACACCAAGCGGCGCGCCCGCCGGCACATCGAGCAGGGCAACGCGCAGATCGTCATCGGAACGCACGCGCTCATCCAGGAAGGGGTCGAGTTCGCGAAGCTCGGGCTTGTCATCGTGGACGAGCAGCACCGCTTCGGCGTGATGCAGCGCTTCCGGCTCATGAAAAAGAAGTCGGATGAAAGAGATCCCGACGTGCTGGTGATGACGGCAACGCCGATCCCGCGG of the Terriglobales bacterium genome contains:
- the recG gene encoding ATP-dependent DNA helicase RecG, producing the protein MLELSTSVQYVKGIGPRVAAVLAEKGVATVEDLLYYLPFRYEDRQNPRAIDELRAGEMATVIGEVRSAGMFRTKSGMWIFNLVVGQGTQSITAMWFHGQYLRDRFKPGQVLALYGKVEQSQSKRVGRVKLIQPQVEVLSGPAEAGEEVLPEELASQSLEIGRIVPIYESAGAGKLTSRWFRRVIHGALRDLAPEIPDGLPRAVRERMELAPRREAFQKAHWPEQDTPFEDLEKRRTPALKRLVFEELFFLEVGLELKRKRMREQPGIEFQITDAVRAAVKKILPFHPTEAQKRVLAEIVADMKANMPMRRLLQGDVGSGKTIVALEAAVVAVENGYQVALMAPTEILAAQHYLSARRILEPLGYRVLLLTGSLEQDTKRRARRHIEQGNAQIVIGTHALIQEGVEFAKLGLVIVDEQHRFGVMQRFRLMKKKSDERDPDVLVMTATPIPRTLALTLYGDLDVSVLDELPPGRTPVVTRRVGDERAGEVWDFVRQQVQGGRQAFVVYPVIEEQSADEVGAGDSPAQASAGGSPAAPLKRKGSKRTQLKLPGQEAARGSGLKAAEKMYDELRKKVFPELRVGLLHGRMDPDLKDVTMKRFARGEIDVLVSTTVIEVGVDVPNASVMVVEHAERFGLSQLHQLRGRIGRGAARSYCILMTGGKISDEGEERLETMVRTSDGFEIAEKDLEQRGPGEFFGTKQAGMPAFRVANLVRDRALLEAAKKEAAALVGSASPGVSRDEARVVMEHLRAHWQRRYGLVEVG